The Natrinema caseinilyticum genomic sequence TGGGAGACTTTGAGGTCGAGTTCCGCGCTGACCGTTTCCGCGTCCTCGCCGAAAAACTCGTAGAAATCGCCACACTGCATGGCAAGCAGTTCCGCTTCGGTCTCGTCTTTGAGCGAAAAGAACTCGCCGACGATACCCGTCGCCTCGGTCATGTGCAGTGAGTATCTTCCCAGCGCAAAAACCCTGCGGGATCCACGGTGAAAGTGATCCGAAGAGACGGAGGCAGAACGCCATCCGATCGGCCGGGAGCGACGGTCCGTCCCGCGGTCGGTGCTTCGAATTGCAGGCTTCCAGACGTACTCGTCGATCAACCAGGTCACGTTCCCGATGGTCGTGGGGTTGCTGGCGCGCCCCCGGGCAGGCTCGGCTTCGACGTCGATGCCGTGGGGCTGTGACCTCGATTACCGTCGGCCGTGTCGACGATGGCCTCGTGGATGTTCTCGCCGGCCGTGCGTTCAATCTCGATCGGCGGCGCGCTCGTCGTTCGACGGATGCGAGTCGCCGTCGAATTCGAATTCCGGGGACGCCGCACGTTCGTCGTCTCCAGCGTCGGTTCCCTCGAGTGTCCGTTCGTCACCGTCGACGGCGAACGTGGAGTCCGTCGCATCCGACCCGGAGGAGAATCCACCTGCCCCGACGTCTCCGCTAGTCGGCGGCCACGTGGGTCGCTCGTTTGCGTCTGTCTCGAAGCTGTCGAGTCTCTCTGCCAGTTGCGTCGCCTGATGAGAGAGGTCCGTGATGACCCGTGAAACTTCGGCGAGTGAACTCGTCTGCTCTTCGGCCGCTGCGGCGACAGTTTCGGCTTCCGAAACGGTTTCCTCGGATATCGCGGTCGCTTCGTCGATCATGGCGACGACCTGCTGGGTCGACGCGGCCTGCTGTTCGGTCGCAGCCGAGATTTCCTGCACCCCGTCGTTCGTGTCTCGTGTGTACATTGCGATTGCCTCGAGGGCCGAAGCGGCGTTCTCGACAGCCTCGCGGTGGCTAGTGACCTCCTCGCTAGTGGCACGAACGGTGTCTGCCGTCCGGTTCGTCTGTTCTTTGATGCCCTCGATACGCTCTTCTATACTTTCGGCGGCCTCTTTCGTCTCCGATGCGAGTTCCTTGACTTCGCCGGCGACCGCGCTGAACCCACCGCCTCCGGACTTGGCCGAGCGCGAGGCCTCGATGTTGGCGTTGAGCGCGAGCATATTCGTCTGATCCGCGACCGTAGAGATGAACTCGACGAGTTCGTCGATCTGATCGATCTCGGCCTGGAGCGCCTCGATGTCCTCGACGGCCCGTTCGGACTCGGATTCGATCTCGTTCATTCCCTCGATCGCGTCCCGGGCGGCTTCGCGTCCCTCTTCGCCGGTCCGTGCGGTTTGCGCTGCGAGGTCCGCCACCCGGTTCGACGAGGAAGCGATCTCCTCGATCGTACTCGAGAGACCATTCATTTCGGCGTCGACGGATTGAAAGCTCTCGTATTGGCGCTCCGCACCACTGGAGATGTCCTGAATAGAACCGGCCACTTGCTGGGAGGCCGATTGCACTTCCTCCGAACTGGCCGTCGCTTCCTCGGATGCAGCAGCGACGTCCACAGCGAATTGCGAGAGGAACTCCGTCGTCGACTCGAGTTCGGCGATCATCTCGTTGAACTCGGTCGCGACCGTTCGTATCGCCTCGTTCTCGCTTTCAGGATCCATCCGTCGGGTCAAGTCGCCGGCCGCACACGCCTGCATTACGTCGGCGTACTCGTCGGCCTTCGCTATGAGATGCTGGTTGGCCCGTTCAGCTTCTTTTCGAAGCGCAACGGCCTCACGACGCGCTTCCTCTGCTTCGTTCATCTTGCGTTGGATCGCCTCGCCTCTGTCCTGTAGGTCCTCGACTGTCAATATTCCAGTATTGACTACCAGCGAGACGAACACCGCGCCGAACAGGAAGACGAACCCCGTGAGCAATCGAAACATCTCTTCGGACCCGCGGACCGTCACCCAGAGGGCGGCGACGTATCCGATCAGGAAAAACGACATCAGTCCGAACAATCCGATCCACCGTCGGCGGTAGTCGTTCTCGTCGAGTCGCCGAACCAACCGCCTCGTATAGAGGATCGATCCGCACATCACGATCGCCCCGCCCACTATCAGCGATTTTACTATCATTTTATCATAAATGAATGTTATTCGATAATGAATCCATACCCGAAATTAATCGACTGGCACTCGGTGTTTCGGTTCGGTTTCACCGTCGCTCGGACGTGGAGGAGGCGAGCGGTGAGCGGTCTCGACGGCGCCTCTGGTTCCAAGAACGGATTCGTTCCCGGTATCACAGTGGATGTGGAAGCCATTTCACGTATGCCGCAGTCCTACAATCCCACATATAATGCTATTGAATATCCTGTGAAAGTTACTGATTCGTATAATGTGATTTATTCCTACAATTGTCGGCGTAACGGACGGCCTTCGGCTAGCCGAGTGGCGCTATTGGATCGACGAACGACCGCCGACCCGCAGCGCTCGGCGATGGTTCCGTACTCGAGGCTGTCGTCCCACCACGGCGACTGCCCCTCGACATCGGCCGGAACCGGGAGGACGCGTTCGTCACTACCGGTAACGTCTTCGATTACGCCTCGAGTCGCCAGCCCGACGACGGGCCGCCGATACCCGCTTCAGAAGCCACTCCCGACACGGTAGTTAGCGATCCGTTCGGGGTCGAAACCGTCCGATTCGGACGTCGCGACACCAGAAATAGCACACGTACTCCGACGGTCGTAGTAGCGCCCGACGGTCGGTTTCGCCGGCGTTCAGCGGGGACCCCTCCATTGTCCCGGAAACGCCGGCGGATGCCGACGCCGGAGCGAAACTCCGAATGATGTGTCAGTGATGGGTAGGGGAGGATCGGATTCGTCACCGCATGGCCTGATGTTGGAACGATATCCGATCACGGCGAGGGTCACGATGATGTCTCGGATAGCCGAACGGTCAGTCTGGCAACGACCGAAGTCGTTTCCTCGCCGATCGTTTCTTCGAGACCCCTATGAAAAATTATTTTCCAGTTAAAACCGTGTCAACGGCCACAATCGGACACCTCAGGCGAACGAGAGGGTGGAGCCCAAGCGGGACTGGCTCGCGGTGAAAGCAGCGGAGACGCCCGATCACGGGTCCGACGTACGAGGAGTGAAGGTCAACGCGGCGGCTGTCCCCCGGGTCTCTCAGCAGAAAGCGAATCGCCCGGACGGTCGGATCAGTACAACGTCCCACCCAGGGGCACCGACTCGTCAGGCGACACCAGTACGGGATATCCCTCCTCGCTTGGGACGCCGACGGTGAGGGCTTCGGATTTGAATCCCGCGATCCGAACCGACCCGATGTTCGTCGCACACAGGACCTGCCGGCCGACGAGGTCGACGGCGTCGTAGTGGTGGTCCAGTTGGCCGGCCGACTGTATCTCTTCGTCGCCCAGGTCGATCCAGAGTTTGGTCATCTTCGGCTTTTCGGCCTGGGGGAACGGTTCCGCCTCGATCACTTCGCCGACTACGATCTCCGCGTCGAACGGACTTTCGACCATGAAGGGCGTCTCGGCGCCATCGAAAATTAGGTGTCGATCCGCGAGTCGACCCCGCGATCGGCTCTCGAGGCGATCACTCGAGCAGGGCGTCGGCGAGCAGCGCCAGACTGTCGTCCCCGTCCTCGGTCGCGTCCGGAACCGCGAGCATGACCGTCTCGATCCCGACGTCGGCGTACTCCGCCAGCCGATCGCGGACTTCGTCCGGCGTTCCCGTCGGGGCCGTTTCGACGTACCCGGAGAGGAAGCACTCGCGGGGCTCGCTCGACTCCTCGGGCAGGAACGCGGTGCGAAACGCCTCGCGCTTTCGCTCGGCAGCCGCAGTCGTCTCGCCGACGAAGACGAACAGTTCGGCGGACTTCCGGATCTCGTCGTAGCGGTCCTCGTTCTCGCAGTGGGCTCGGAGAACGGCGAGTTTCTCGGCGAACCCCTCCGGCTCCAGGGTACCGTAGTTCCAGCCGTCCGCCAGTTCGGCGGTGTATCGCAGCGTGAAGTCCTCTCCCCCGCCGCCGATCCAGATGGGCGGGTGCGGATTCTGCACGGGCGTGGGCTCGCAGAAGGCGTCCTCGAGATCGATCTCGAGGTGCTCGCCCTCGTGACTGTACGTCTCGGGCGTCCACAGCCCCCGGAGGATTTCGACGGTCTCGGCGAGCCGGCGAAGCCGATCGGCCGGTGGCGTTCGAAACTCGTAGCCGAAGCGGTCGTACTCGTCCTCGTACCAGCCCGCCCCCAATCCCAGTTCGAGCCGACCGTCGCTGACGCGATCGACCGTCGCGGCCATCTTCGCGAGGAGGGCCGGATGACGGTACGACTGGCTGGTGACGAGCGTCCCGAGTCGGACCCGGTCGGTGGCCTCCGCGACGGCGCTCAGGGTCGTCCAGCACTCCAGGGTCGTCCGGCGCGGGTCGCCGATCCACGACTGGAAGTGGTCCTCGAGCCAGACCGCGTCGTAGCCCCGCCCCTCCGCCTCGAGAGCGACGTCCCGGACGGTCCCGACGTCGGTGCCGTACTGCGGGAGGATGACCCCCACGTCCAGGTCGATCGCGGTCATTCGACGACCTCCGCGTTCAGCGCCAGCGTCCGATCGGCGAGCGTCGTCGCGTCCTCGGCGACCAGCTTTACGATCGCCTCTTTCCCCACGTCGCCGCGATCGACGACCGCGACCGGGGACTCCTCTCGGTCGGCGAACGCCCGTCTGGCACCCCACCCCATCGTGCTCCCCTCCGTCTCCGCGACCGTATCGGGCTCCCTGGAGCGATCGTACTCCGCGATCGGCCAGTCGATCGCCTCGAGAGCCCCCTCGACGTCCTCGTCGAAGCGGCAGTTGACCGCGAATCGCAACGCGGGAACGAATTCCCGCGCCGAGAGCAGGAAGCGGGCGACGTGGCTCGAGGCCCCGAATCTGACGCCGCGGTTCGGCTGGACGCCGGAGAGAGTCCGCGTGATGCGGCCCTCGACGGCGGCGGTCTCGGCGACCGATTCGGCGAACGGCGTCGCGCCGACGACGTTCATGCCGACCTCGGGGACGAGCGCGGACACGTCGGCCTCGACGAACCGGTCGACGACCGCATGGACTTCTTCGGCGGTCACCTCTTGCGCGGCTTCGTTTCGGAGCGCCACCGTGTGGTTGACCGCGCCGGGACCCCGACCGACGTCGTAGTGGTAGCGCACCGCACGTGCGAGGAAGTCGGTCGCGCCGCCGACGGCCGTTTCCAGCGGCTCGTCTTTCGCGAGGCGCGCTGCGATCGCGGCTGCGAGCGCGCAGCCGGAGCCGTGGGTCGCGTCCGTGTCGACGCGGGGGTGTTCGAACGTCCGGACGACGTCGTCGGTGATCAGCACGTCCCGAACGTGCTCGCCGGGGACGTGACCGCCCTTTATCAACACGGCGTCGGCACCGGTCTCGAGGATCGCCTCGCCGGCCTCGCGAGCGGTCCGGTCGTCGGTGACGGCGATACCGGTCAATACCTCGGCCTCGTCCGCGTTGGGCGTGGCCAGCCTCGCCTCGGCGAGCAGATCCTCGTACGCGCGTTCGGCGGCGGGTTCGAGCAGGCGGTCCCCCGAGGTCGCCACCATCACCGGATCCACCACCAGCGGGAAATCGAAGTCGCTCGCCCGGTTCGCGACGGTTTCGACGACGTCGGTGGTCGCAAGCATCCCGGTCTTCGCGCCGCCGATGTCGAAGTCGGCTGTTACGGCGCCGAGTTGGGCTTCGACCTCGTCGGGCGGTACGGCGTACGAAGACTCGACGCCGCGGGTGTGCTGGGCGGTAACGGCGGTGATCGCTGACGTGCCGAAGACGCCGTGGGCGGCCATCGTCGCGAGGTCGGCCTGGATCCCAGCGCCGCCACCGGAATCGCTGCCCGCAATCGTCAGCGCGACCGGACGTCTATCGGGTGCTGGTGTTCGCATGAGCTACCGTATTCTCCGGTTATACTAAGCGGTAGTGGTGCGCACAACGGACCGGGGCCGGAGTGCGATTTCGTTTCCGGTCGTCCCGACGACGACGGACGCGACGGGATCACTCCCTCGGTAAACGACCGCGCTTCCCGTTTGAGTCGCTCGAGTTATAGTGGATATAAATAGTGTCGTGGTGAACGATAGCGCAAAATGGCCGAGCGGTCGCAACCGAGACGCCGCTATCTGGTGGCGGTCGGGACGGCCGGCGCGACCGGACTGGCGGGCTGCCAGGAACGGACCGGCGCGCCCGTCTTCGGGTCCGACGACGGTTCGACGGAGACGACACCGGCGAGCGACGATCCGGCCGGAATCGGTGCGGAGAGTATCGGGAACGAGGCGCCGCTCGTCACCAAAACCCGCCGATCGTTGACCGAGCAGGGGTACGCACTCACCGAACAGCGAACCACGACCGGGCCGATCTCGATCGACGGCACCGAGCGAACGCGAAGCAGCCCCGTCGACGAGCGGCAGTTGTGCGTATTCGATTCCCTCTCGAAAACGGAGCAAGTGTACGTGGACGGCGACACCCGCTACGCCCAGACGACGAGCGAGGAAGAAACGAGATCGTCGACGACCGAGAGACGCGAATCGTTCGACGGAAACGTCGACGGCACGGCGATCACGCACACGCGGTCGTTTTCGCTCACCAAGCTGGGCGACGTCACGGTCGACCGCCCGGAGTGGATCGAACTGGTCACCGACGAGAGATAGTCACCGCCCGGCACGACGCCACATCGCACGAGGGCCGTCCAGTGATCCCGTCGTCAGGGATCCGACCCGTCGGCGAGGTCCGCGTAGGCCTCCCACGACGGATCGACGAGCGGATGCTCGAGACGCTCCCCGTCGACAGTAACCGTTCCGTCGCCGGTAGCGACGGCTTCGACGCGTCCGATTTCGGCGACCGGGGTGTGGCGATCCTCGAGCGCGCGTCGGACGTCGTCGACGCCGTCGGGATCGACGGCGATCACGAGCGAGCCACAACTGGTCGCCGCCCAGGGGTCGATTTCGAGGACGTCACACACCTCGCGGACGCCGGGGCGCATCGGGACGGCCGCGCGATCGATCGCGAACCGAACGCCCGCGCCCTCGGCCATCTCGGTGAGCGCACCGGCGAGACCGCCTTCGGTGACGTCGTGCATGGCCGTTACCGGTCCCGCAGCCGCCGCGGTGACGGCATCGCGGACGGAAAACACGTCCTCGAGTCGGTTTCGTGCGGCCTCCAGTACGTCGTCCGAGAGCGGTAATTGCTCGCCGAAGAGGGTGCTCAGCAACCCGACCGATTCGACGGCGGGGCCGTTCGTCAGGAGCAGCCGATCGCCCTCGCGTGTGCCGTCGGGGCGGACGATATCGTCGTGGTCGCCGACGCCCATCGCGGTCGCACCGCCGACCCACGGATACGACAGGTCGGCGTACCGAGCCGTGTGGCCCGTAACGACCGCGACTCCGAGATCCGCACATTCGGCGTCTATCGTCTTCCAGATCGTCGCGAACTCGTCGTCGGTTATTCGGTCGGGAAGCGTGAAGCTGATCGAGAGGTGTGAGGGAGCCACACCGCTTACGGCCACGTCCGCGAGAACGAGGTCGAGGGCGAATCGAGCCGCCCGCTCGAGGCCCAGATCGGGCAGGATCGAGAGTGGATCGGTGGCTGTGACCAGCGCCGTCCCGTCGATATCCAGGACGCCGAAATCGACGCCGTGGGTCGGCCCGATCGCGACGTCGTCGCGGTCGGCACCGAGATTCGGCGCGATGTGCCGGTCGAAGAACGTCCGGTCGATTTTTCCGAGATCGGTCACGGGTGATCGGTTCCGGCGGGGTGCCTTATCCGTGGCGGTCCAGCAGCGTCATCGATAGCCCGCACCGTCATGTAATCATATCCAGTTTCATCATCCGCTCCCGACAACCGCGATCAGTTATAGGCAAGAGTGAAGTCAATCCCCGGTTTAGCGGGTGTAGATGGCGTACTCGTTCCGATCGAGAACTGACGCGGATCTCGAGTTCTCCGCCAGCGAGCTGACGGGTGCGCTAGGCGATTCGGTTACCGTTTTGCCGCTGCTGGTCGCATTGGCTGCGACG encodes the following:
- a CDS encoding methyl-accepting chemotaxis protein, with amino-acid sequence MIVKSLIVGGAIVMCGSILYTRRLVRRLDENDYRRRWIGLFGLMSFFLIGYVAALWVTVRGSEEMFRLLTGFVFLFGAVFVSLVVNTGILTVEDLQDRGEAIQRKMNEAEEARREAVALRKEAERANQHLIAKADEYADVMQACAAGDLTRRMDPESENEAIRTVATEFNEMIAELESTTEFLSQFAVDVAAASEEATASSEEVQSASQQVAGSIQDISSGAERQYESFQSVDAEMNGLSSTIEEIASSSNRVADLAAQTARTGEEGREAARDAIEGMNEIESESERAVEDIEALQAEIDQIDELVEFISTVADQTNMLALNANIEASRSAKSGGGGFSAVAGEVKELASETKEAAESIEERIEGIKEQTNRTADTVRATSEEVTSHREAVENAASALEAIAMYTRDTNDGVQEISAATEQQAASTQQVVAMIDEATAISEETVSEAETVAAAAEEQTSSLAEVSRVITDLSHQATQLAERLDSFETDANERPTWPPTSGDVGAGGFSSGSDATDSTFAVDGDERTLEGTDAGDDERAASPEFEFDGDSHPSNDERAADRD
- a CDS encoding tRNA-binding protein, which gives rise to MVESPFDAEIVVGEVIEAEPFPQAEKPKMTKLWIDLGDEEIQSAGQLDHHYDAVDLVGRQVLCATNIGSVRIAGFKSEALTVGVPSEEGYPVLVSPDESVPLGGTLY
- a CDS encoding TIGR03560 family F420-dependent LLM class oxidoreductase, with the protein product MTAIDLDVGVILPQYGTDVGTVRDVALEAEGRGYDAVWLEDHFQSWIGDPRRTTLECWTTLSAVAEATDRVRLGTLVTSQSYRHPALLAKMAATVDRVSDGRLELGLGAGWYEDEYDRFGYEFRTPPADRLRRLAETVEILRGLWTPETYSHEGEHLEIDLEDAFCEPTPVQNPHPPIWIGGGGEDFTLRYTAELADGWNYGTLEPEGFAEKLAVLRAHCENEDRYDEIRKSAELFVFVGETTAAAERKREAFRTAFLPEESSEPRECFLSGYVETAPTGTPDEVRDRLAEYADVGIETVMLAVPDATEDGDDSLALLADALLE
- the thiD gene encoding bifunctional hydroxymethylpyrimidine kinase/phosphomethylpyrimidine kinase, with the translated sequence MRTPAPDRRPVALTIAGSDSGGGAGIQADLATMAAHGVFGTSAITAVTAQHTRGVESSYAVPPDEVEAQLGAVTADFDIGGAKTGMLATTDVVETVANRASDFDFPLVVDPVMVATSGDRLLEPAAERAYEDLLAEARLATPNADEAEVLTGIAVTDDRTAREAGEAILETGADAVLIKGGHVPGEHVRDVLITDDVVRTFEHPRVDTDATHGSGCALAAAIAARLAKDEPLETAVGGATDFLARAVRYHYDVGRGPGAVNHTVALRNEAAQEVTAEEVHAVVDRFVEADVSALVPEVGMNVVGATPFAESVAETAAVEGRITRTLSGVQPNRGVRFGASSHVARFLLSAREFVPALRFAVNCRFDEDVEGALEAIDWPIAEYDRSREPDTVAETEGSTMGWGARRAFADREESPVAVVDRGDVGKEAIVKLVAEDATTLADRTLALNAEVVE
- a CDS encoding AIR synthase family protein — its product is MTDLGKIDRTFFDRHIAPNLGADRDDVAIGPTHGVDFGVLDIDGTALVTATDPLSILPDLGLERAARFALDLVLADVAVSGVAPSHLSISFTLPDRITDDEFATIWKTIDAECADLGVAVVTGHTARYADLSYPWVGGATAMGVGDHDDIVRPDGTREGDRLLLTNGPAVESVGLLSTLFGEQLPLSDDVLEAARNRLEDVFSVRDAVTAAAAGPVTAMHDVTEGGLAGALTEMAEGAGVRFAIDRAAVPMRPGVREVCDVLEIDPWAATSCGSLVIAVDPDGVDDVRRALEDRHTPVAEIGRVEAVATGDGTVTVDGERLEHPLVDPSWEAYADLADGSDP